A DNA window from Agrobacterium vaccinii contains the following coding sequences:
- a CDS encoding ABC transporter ATP-binding protein, with protein MADVSLRNVKKEFGALSVIKGVDLDVKDGEFCVFVGPSGCGKSTLLRMIAGLEQITSGALSIGGQDMTKIGPSERGVAMVFQSYALYPHMTVAENIGFGLRMTGHSKDMIAERTAHAAKLLQLEPLLQRKPGQLSGGQRQRVAIGRAIVRNPEVFLFDEPLSNLDAALRVQMRGELSKLHQDLKATMIYVTHDQVEAMTMADKIVVLSAGKIEQVGTPLELYHRPANLFVAGFIGSPKMNVLKVPAKSESGKIIVTLPGNVTLALDGPDGTALTDASIGIRPEHISATGEGDVILEGTVKLAEYLGSETLFFVELADGSEISVKADGLASAKPGDTLKLGINARACHVFDAQGRAIINGDLTR; from the coding sequence ATGGCTGACGTAAGCCTGCGCAACGTCAAGAAAGAGTTTGGCGCACTCAGCGTCATCAAGGGCGTCGATCTCGACGTCAAAGATGGCGAGTTCTGCGTCTTCGTCGGCCCCTCCGGCTGCGGAAAATCAACGTTGCTGCGGATGATTGCCGGTCTGGAGCAGATCACCTCCGGCGCGCTGTCCATCGGCGGGCAGGACATGACCAAGATCGGCCCATCCGAACGGGGCGTCGCCATGGTGTTCCAGTCCTATGCGCTCTACCCGCATATGACTGTGGCTGAAAACATCGGTTTCGGCCTTCGAATGACCGGCCATTCTAAGGACATGATCGCCGAGCGTACAGCCCATGCAGCCAAACTGTTGCAGCTTGAGCCGCTGCTGCAACGCAAGCCGGGCCAGCTTTCGGGTGGTCAGCGCCAGCGTGTCGCCATCGGTCGCGCCATCGTGCGCAACCCGGAAGTCTTCCTGTTTGATGAGCCGCTATCCAACCTCGATGCCGCCTTGCGCGTGCAGATGCGCGGCGAACTTTCCAAGCTGCATCAGGACCTGAAGGCGACGATGATCTACGTGACCCACGATCAGGTGGAAGCCATGACGATGGCCGACAAGATCGTGGTTCTCTCTGCGGGTAAGATCGAGCAGGTGGGAACGCCGCTCGAACTCTACCACCGCCCCGCCAACCTCTTCGTGGCAGGCTTCATCGGTTCGCCGAAAATGAATGTGCTGAAAGTCCCGGCAAAGAGCGAGAGTGGCAAAATTATTGTGACGCTGCCCGGAAACGTGACGCTTGCTCTTGATGGTCCAGACGGTACCGCACTCACGGACGCATCCATCGGCATTCGCCCGGAGCACATCAGCGCGACTGGTGAGGGTGACGTTATTCTCGAAGGCACCGTGAAGCTCGCGGAATATCTCGGCTCAGAAACGCTGTTCTTTGTCGAGTTGGCCGATGGCTCGGAAATCTCCGTCAAGGCCGATGGCCTGGCCAGTGCCAAACCGGGCGATACGCTGAAACTCGGCATCAATGCTAGGGCCTGCCACGTCTTTGACGCGCAAGGCCGTGCCATCATTAATGGGGATTTGACGCGATAA